A single Loxodonta africana isolate mLoxAfr1 chromosome 24, mLoxAfr1.hap2, whole genome shotgun sequence DNA region contains:
- the TCFL5 gene encoding transcription factor-like 5 protein isoform X2, whose product MTEIEYTQLQHILYSHMEAQAADGELETRLNSAFFAAPAGGAGLAAAAAGGAGLAAAAGPPVYPVLCPPALAADGGFAASSPCLGHIDFQELRMMLLSEASLPVAVAGAAEKTPGGGAGEAAARPKAADGATKENAAAAGEGAPEARAKSAVRVRLEDRFNSMPSEPPRGPEPPETGVALNNLVTLIRHPSELMNVPLHQQQNKCTTLVKNKTAAATTALQFTYPLFTTNACSATGNSNLSQTQSPGNSCSILEAAKHQDIGLPRAFSFCYQQEIESTKQTLGSRNKALPEQVWIKVGEEALCKQAINKRNRSRIRQLDTNVERRALGEIQNVGEGSTAAQGAWQSAESSQSNLGEQTQSGPQGGRSQRRERHNRMERDRRRRIRICCDELNLLVPFCNAETDKATTLQWTTAFLKYIQERHGDSLKKGFLCLQLLPQWT is encoded by the exons ATGACGGAGATCGAGTACACGCAGCTGCAGCACATCCTCTACTCGCACATGGAGGCGCAGGCGGCCGACGGCGAGCTCGAGACGCGCCTCAACTCGGCCTTCTTCGCGGCCCCGGCGGGCGGCGCGGGcttggcggcggcggcggcgggcggcgCGGGCTTGGCGGCGGCGGCCGGGCCGCCCGTGTACCCGGTGCTGTGCCCGCCGGCGCTGGCGGCGGACGGCGGCTTCGCGGCCTCCAGCCCGTGCCTGGGCCACATCGACTTCCAGGAGCTGCGCATGATGCTGCTGAGCGAGGCCAGCCTGCCGGTGGCCGTGGCCGGCGCGGCCGAGAAGACGCCGGGCGGCGGCGCGGGCGAGGCGGCGGCCCGGCCCAAGGCGGCCGACGGCGCCACCAAGGAGAACGCggcggcggccggcgagggcgcgccCGAGGCCCGGGCCAAGTCGGCCGTGCGCGTCCGCCTGGAGGACCGCTTCAACAGCATGCCTTCCGAGCCGCCGCGCGGCCCCGAGCCCCCCGAGACGGGCGTCGCGCTCAACAA TTTGGTAACTCTTATTCGACATCCATCAGAATTAATGAATGTTCCCCTTCATCAGCAACAAAACAAGTGTACGACGTTAGTGAAAAATAAAACTGCGGCTGCGACCACTGCTTTGCAATTCACGTACCCACTGTTTACCACAAACGCTTGTTCTGCTACTGGAAATTCTAATCTTTCACAGACACAG AGTCCTGGTAACTCCTGTTCTATACTTGAAGCTGCCAAGCATCAGGATATTGGATTGCCCAGAGCATTTTCTTTCTGTTATCAGCAGGAAATTGAATCCACTAAACAGACTTTAGGCAGTAGAAACAAAGCTTTACCTGAGCAGGTTTGGATTAAAGTAGGAG aagaagcGCTATGTAAACAAGCAATAAATAAGAGGAATCGAAGTAGAATACGTCAGTTGGACACAAATGTAGAACGAAGAGCCCTTGGAGAAATTCAGAATGTGGGCGAAGGCTCCACAGCCGCACAGGGCGCTTGGCAGTCAGCGGAGTCCTCACAGTCCAACTTGGGGGAGCAGACCCAGAGCGGGCCCCAGGGAGGAAGGTCTCAGCGTAGGGAGAGGCATAACCGAATGGAAAGAGATAGAAG GCGCCGAATCCGCATTTGCTGTGACGAGTTGAACCTCTTAGTTCCATTCTGTAACGCCGAGACGGACAAGGCGACAACTCTCCAGTGGACAACGGCGTTCCTGAAGTACATTCAAGAAAGACATGGAGATTCTctcaaaaag ggctTCTTGTGCCTCCAGCTCCTCCCACAGTGGACGTAG
- the TCFL5 gene encoding transcription factor-like 5 protein isoform X1 has protein sequence MTEIEYTQLQHILYSHMEAQAADGELETRLNSAFFAAPAGGAGLAAAAAGGAGLAAAAGPPVYPVLCPPALAADGGFAASSPCLGHIDFQELRMMLLSEASLPVAVAGAAEKTPGGGAGEAAARPKAADGATKENAAAAGEGAPEARAKSAVRVRLEDRFNSMPSEPPRGPEPPETGVALNNLVTLIRHPSELMNVPLHQQQNKCTTLVKNKTAAATTALQFTYPLFTTNACSATGNSNLSQTQSPGNSCSILEAAKHQDIGLPRAFSFCYQQEIESTKQTLGSRNKALPEQVWIKVGEEALCKQAINKRNRSRIRQLDTNVERRALGEIQNVGEGSTAAQGAWQSAESSQSNLGEQTQSGPQGGRSQRRERHNRMERDRRRRIRICCDELNLLVPFCNAETDKATTLQWTTAFLKYIQERHGDSLKKEFESVFCGKTGRRLKLTRPDSLVTCPAQESLQSSPALEMK, from the exons ATGACGGAGATCGAGTACACGCAGCTGCAGCACATCCTCTACTCGCACATGGAGGCGCAGGCGGCCGACGGCGAGCTCGAGACGCGCCTCAACTCGGCCTTCTTCGCGGCCCCGGCGGGCGGCGCGGGcttggcggcggcggcggcgggcggcgCGGGCTTGGCGGCGGCGGCCGGGCCGCCCGTGTACCCGGTGCTGTGCCCGCCGGCGCTGGCGGCGGACGGCGGCTTCGCGGCCTCCAGCCCGTGCCTGGGCCACATCGACTTCCAGGAGCTGCGCATGATGCTGCTGAGCGAGGCCAGCCTGCCGGTGGCCGTGGCCGGCGCGGCCGAGAAGACGCCGGGCGGCGGCGCGGGCGAGGCGGCGGCCCGGCCCAAGGCGGCCGACGGCGCCACCAAGGAGAACGCggcggcggccggcgagggcgcgccCGAGGCCCGGGCCAAGTCGGCCGTGCGCGTCCGCCTGGAGGACCGCTTCAACAGCATGCCTTCCGAGCCGCCGCGCGGCCCCGAGCCCCCCGAGACGGGCGTCGCGCTCAACAA TTTGGTAACTCTTATTCGACATCCATCAGAATTAATGAATGTTCCCCTTCATCAGCAACAAAACAAGTGTACGACGTTAGTGAAAAATAAAACTGCGGCTGCGACCACTGCTTTGCAATTCACGTACCCACTGTTTACCACAAACGCTTGTTCTGCTACTGGAAATTCTAATCTTTCACAGACACAG AGTCCTGGTAACTCCTGTTCTATACTTGAAGCTGCCAAGCATCAGGATATTGGATTGCCCAGAGCATTTTCTTTCTGTTATCAGCAGGAAATTGAATCCACTAAACAGACTTTAGGCAGTAGAAACAAAGCTTTACCTGAGCAGGTTTGGATTAAAGTAGGAG aagaagcGCTATGTAAACAAGCAATAAATAAGAGGAATCGAAGTAGAATACGTCAGTTGGACACAAATGTAGAACGAAGAGCCCTTGGAGAAATTCAGAATGTGGGCGAAGGCTCCACAGCCGCACAGGGCGCTTGGCAGTCAGCGGAGTCCTCACAGTCCAACTTGGGGGAGCAGACCCAGAGCGGGCCCCAGGGAGGAAGGTCTCAGCGTAGGGAGAGGCATAACCGAATGGAAAGAGATAGAAG GCGCCGAATCCGCATTTGCTGTGACGAGTTGAACCTCTTAGTTCCATTCTGTAACGCCGAGACGGACAAGGCGACAACTCTCCAGTGGACAACGGCGTTCCTGAAGTACATTCAAGAAAGACATGGAGATTCTctcaaaaag